The following are encoded together in the Halorubrum lacusprofundi ATCC 49239 genome:
- a CDS encoding integrase — protein sequence MSGYRYSWNRKSLDELVAFYNDTIAPKMVADGLEPRKESPPYEWLLDNGFSGLADTLRKNHELTLTEFYTDVVGVGEDEGDAYDWGISSESMISVFEKYLEGRRSRGNLAERTIRSRRSRLAQFARIYESLHGHSDLERHLDDEYDRPEEIDRCLAVFDVFNQELANDETKLKYYSEIRQFYEYLANFRRARYNPINPVANQYDWERSKPDNPTVDREGMRRIFHEADNPADQLLVLGLGAWGLRPDEVASLHVSQFVFDTENDDGSYSDDYIEFEERKNGPGTVNLMFGVDAVQDRIADLEGPGWNGYLFPSSQSSSGHRTGETINNRFKRLATAVDVTVDGETPTAKMGRRLWYTMYKNAVTELAEELEEVAADQGSSSAEIIVSNYISESERRKYRREVFGEELEAVFGNV from the coding sequence ATGAGCGGATATCGGTATAGTTGGAACCGCAAGTCACTCGACGAATTGGTGGCGTTTTATAACGATACCATCGCCCCGAAGATGGTTGCTGACGGTCTCGAACCCAGGAAAGAATCTCCACCATACGAATGGCTGCTCGACAACGGCTTTTCAGGGCTTGCCGATACGCTCCGGAAGAACCACGAACTCACCCTCACTGAGTTTTACACCGACGTTGTCGGAGTGGGCGAAGACGAGGGTGACGCATACGACTGGGGGATCAGCTCTGAAAGCATGATCAGCGTGTTCGAGAAGTACCTCGAAGGCCGCAGAAGCAGGGGGAATCTTGCTGAGAGAACCATCCGCAGCCGTCGATCTCGACTCGCCCAGTTTGCACGCATCTATGAATCGCTGCACGGTCATTCCGATCTCGAAAGACACCTCGACGATGAGTACGATCGCCCAGAAGAGATCGACCGCTGTCTCGCTGTCTTCGATGTATTCAACCAAGAGTTAGCCAATGACGAGACAAAACTCAAGTACTACAGTGAGATTCGGCAGTTCTATGAGTACCTTGCTAACTTCAGGAGAGCTCGATACAACCCCATCAACCCCGTAGCCAACCAATATGATTGGGAAAGGAGCAAGCCCGACAACCCGACAGTCGACAGGGAGGGAATGCGTCGAATCTTCCACGAAGCAGATAACCCCGCTGACCAGCTGCTGGTACTGGGCCTTGGTGCGTGGGGTCTACGGCCTGATGAGGTGGCTTCGCTGCACGTCTCCCAGTTCGTCTTCGATACTGAGAATGATGACGGTAGTTACAGCGACGACTACATTGAGTTCGAGGAGCGCAAGAATGGACCGGGCACCGTCAACCTGATGTTCGGTGTCGACGCTGTTCAAGACCGCATTGCAGATCTCGAAGGTCCTGGATGGAACGGTTACCTGTTCCCCTCGAGTCAATCGTCGAGTGGGCATCGAACCGGGGAGACGATCAATAATCGGTTCAAGAGACTCGCTACAGCCGTTGATGTGACTGTTGACGGTGAGACACCGACGGCTAAGATGGGAAGGAGACTCTGGTACACGATGTATAAGAATGCGGTGACCGAACTGGCTGAGGAGTTGGAGGAGGTCGCTGCTGATCAGGGGTCCTCGAGTGCAGAGATTATTGTCTCGAATTACATCTCCGAATCAGAACGTCGCAAGTACCGGAGAGAGGTTTTTGGCGAAGAATTGGAAGCTGTATTCGGCAACGTCTGA
- a CDS encoding ParA family protein, producing the protein MASETSAVETSPETIAVSFQKGGTGKTFNSLMISGGLNARNLEVLLIDLDPQGSLTANVGKREVFEDADRLSLDEVLMDVEKWSQIDDVVLTDHEEFDFIPANTTFKGNKTPLDTASASEKRLGKALEQLSKDYHYIVCDCPPDLSAYTKNAITVSGNVVVPMKPESETIFSVRDQWQALQVLGMMHDFEVNYLAYPLTYISNKLTTENKEVISWCEENTSPLVKIDDRASFDRAKWGQNSIYNYEESLRNDQLPVYDEVVQLVLDGTNPPSYGVDISAARDMTPEDIRAEAGVN; encoded by the coding sequence ATGGCATCAGAAACGAGCGCGGTTGAAACAAGCCCAGAAACAATCGCAGTTTCATTCCAAAAAGGGGGGACAGGCAAAACATTCAATTCGCTAATGATTTCAGGAGGACTCAACGCACGGAATCTCGAGGTTCTGTTGATCGATCTCGATCCACAGGGATCATTGACTGCGAATGTAGGCAAACGTGAGGTCTTCGAGGACGCCGATAGGCTCTCCCTCGATGAAGTACTAATGGATGTTGAGAAGTGGAGTCAGATCGACGACGTCGTGCTGACGGATCACGAAGAATTCGATTTCATCCCCGCAAACACCACATTCAAAGGTAACAAGACGCCTTTAGATACAGCTTCGGCTTCCGAAAAGCGTCTAGGAAAGGCCCTTGAACAACTGAGTAAAGATTACCACTATATTGTCTGCGACTGCCCACCGGATCTCTCCGCGTACACGAAGAATGCGATCACTGTGAGTGGGAATGTCGTAGTCCCAATGAAACCCGAATCGGAGACGATCTTCTCGGTGCGAGATCAATGGCAAGCTCTGCAAGTCCTCGGTATGATGCACGACTTCGAGGTTAACTACCTCGCATACCCACTGACATACATCTCGAACAAGCTAACAACGGAGAACAAAGAAGTAATATCCTGGTGTGAGGAGAATACCAGCCCACTCGTCAAGATCGATGACAGAGCATCGTTCGACCGTGCAAAGTGGGGTCAGAATTCGATCTACAATTACGAAGAATCCCTACGGAACGATCAACTGCCAGTCTACGATGAAGTGGTTCAGCTGGTTCTCGATGGGACCAACCCTCCATCGTATGGAGTCGACATCAGTGCTGCTAGAGACATGACACCCGAAGATATTCGAGCCGAAGCAGGAGTGAATTAG
- a CDS encoding ISH3-like element ISHla9 family transposase, which yields MFTIPQPDGHLSATDVKELAEDIVEQLPLPGIEGSPLDSGEIWAVVTLAAVNQTSVWETCKDNDNAPCDDTVMDWLHTLNREWLERIANDLLKEMAMTILDPDRSRIVSIDFVDNPYHGTYADESGELCRMAAKDGTTTCHRYCSAYLVSNGKPVTLAMTYVRSDESEADAVERVLDRVEAYPFDIDLLLADRGFYNERILRRSHDIAATVVPVQKKGKRMKKKLDTHCSYMTTYRMYKDCKRELKFPLAVAVSYQAGDRGKSGEVVRGYVACDLADRTPKRVEQLYRKRSAIETSYRVFRQARVVTTTQDSIVRFGFVLVGFLLENLWLVLRWAVVARPRRGGRDLPEEFTFKTFSDWIRHALEEELERSWEIKMNGVGVPEAYAAAAG from the coding sequence GTGTTCACAATTCCTCAGCCAGACGGGCATCTTTCAGCCACAGACGTGAAAGAACTAGCGGAAGATATCGTTGAACAGCTCCCGCTGCCGGGAATCGAGGGCTCGCCCCTCGATTCCGGCGAGATCTGGGCCGTCGTTACCCTTGCAGCAGTCAACCAGACTTCTGTCTGGGAAACCTGCAAAGACAACGACAACGCTCCCTGTGACGATACTGTCATGGACTGGCTCCATACTCTCAACCGAGAGTGGCTAGAGCGGATTGCTAACGACCTACTGAAGGAGATGGCAATGACGATCCTCGACCCCGACCGGTCGAGGATAGTCTCCATTGATTTCGTCGATAACCCCTACCACGGGACGTACGCCGATGAGAGCGGCGAACTCTGTCGGATGGCTGCTAAAGACGGTACAACAACGTGTCACCGCTACTGCTCAGCATACCTCGTTTCAAACGGGAAGCCGGTGACGCTGGCTATGACGTACGTGCGGAGTGATGAGAGTGAGGCTGACGCGGTCGAGCGTGTCCTCGACCGCGTCGAGGCCTATCCCTTCGATATAGACCTTTTGTTGGCTGATCGCGGCTTCTACAACGAACGTATCCTACGTCGGTCACATGACATCGCTGCGACTGTCGTTCCCGTCCAAAAGAAGGGTAAACGCATGAAGAAGAAGCTAGACACGCATTGTTCGTACATGACGACCTATCGGATGTACAAAGACTGCAAGCGGGAACTGAAATTCCCACTTGCAGTCGCTGTCTCCTACCAAGCCGGAGATCGTGGCAAGAGCGGAGAGGTCGTTAGAGGGTATGTGGCGTGCGATCTGGCTGATCGCACGCCGAAGCGGGTCGAACAACTCTATCGGAAACGCTCAGCGATTGAGACCAGCTATCGCGTATTCCGCCAAGCACGGGTGGTAACGACGACTCAGGATTCAATCGTCCGCTTTGGGTTCGTCTTGGTTGGGTTCTTGCTGGAGAACCTCTGGCTCGTGCTTCGGTGGGCGGTCGTCGCCCGCCCACGGCGGGGCGGGCGCGACCTACCCGAAGAGTTCACGTTCAAGACCTTCTCTGACTGGATCAGACACGCATTAGAGGAGGAACTTGAGCGGAGTTGGGAGATCAAAATGAACGGCGTCGGTGTGCCGGAAGCGTACGCAGCGGCCGCGGGCTGA
- a CDS encoding N-6 DNA methylase, translated as MSEADIHFDFFAYLKAAISERPDRGSVTYGDVRAEYTDGLSGRADIVVFDDDGAPVFIVEAKRPDGDGSRETDPYSADVIRQAFGYAGDLGAPFFCTYNEKRLVVFDAFEKGVPLLERSQKSYIISDPEEFADTLLDEVADLMEGDKNWDAVDDVFIERVNTLHEYMSPRVETELENHLNEDEDFQSDFEQWTAAQGIEYDRDDEDEREEVQREFAQQAAYLIINKVIFYKILESSPTYSKDIDPLVPRPSHVQEDLEEYFSHLVDEVDFEAIYEHDNIYSEIPLDAVEGKLRAFILELDDYDLSQFNSDVIGRIYEGVIPADRRRAMGEYYTPPAICDLITRLTVQSSDDTVLDPACGSGGFLVSAYHRLHDKLPEPAGGHEHILSHLSGVEINRFPAHLTAINLAIQDLSAYTEWVDVEIKDFFDVKKYQKLGGREMAGAGGTETEEGLGDQRGGYDAVVGNPPYIRQENIDDKDKVRNHLSSDEIDAEDMSSYSDIYAYFITHGTEFLADGVDFGFITSDRWLDTQYGEDVQQFLLDNYEIRAIIKFDRQVFDDALVDSSVVILRRQSDKSERDSNVAKFLRLKQELSIDDIAAIVEEEAEPNKLVTNDDYRLVTRKQAALHHEKKWNVFFFAPPLYFDLDAHPAVVELGDIAGVSRGITTGANPFFFGHTDEFDELGLEPYSTHALKATG; from the coding sequence ATGAGTGAAGCAGACATCCACTTCGACTTCTTCGCGTACCTCAAGGCCGCCATCAGCGAACGGCCAGACAGAGGCTCGGTCACCTACGGTGACGTACGAGCCGAGTACACCGACGGGTTGTCGGGTCGGGCTGACATCGTGGTCTTTGACGACGACGGCGCCCCTGTGTTCATCGTTGAGGCGAAGCGACCTGATGGTGACGGCTCTCGCGAGACCGACCCGTATTCCGCCGATGTTATCCGACAGGCATTCGGCTACGCCGGAGACCTCGGTGCGCCTTTCTTCTGCACGTACAACGAGAAACGGCTCGTGGTGTTCGACGCCTTTGAGAAGGGTGTCCCGCTCTTAGAACGGTCGCAGAAGTCGTACATTATCTCTGACCCAGAAGAGTTCGCGGACACGCTTCTTGACGAGGTGGCAGACCTCATGGAGGGCGACAAGAACTGGGACGCGGTGGATGACGTGTTCATCGAGCGAGTCAACACTCTCCATGAGTATATGTCGCCCCGAGTTGAAACCGAACTCGAAAACCACCTCAACGAAGACGAGGATTTCCAGTCAGATTTTGAGCAGTGGACTGCCGCACAGGGCATCGAGTACGACCGCGACGACGAGGACGAACGGGAAGAGGTTCAACGTGAATTCGCACAGCAGGCCGCGTACCTGATAATCAACAAGGTAATCTTCTACAAGATTCTGGAGTCTTCACCGACGTATTCAAAAGACATCGACCCGTTAGTTCCGCGTCCGTCGCACGTGCAGGAAGACCTCGAAGAGTACTTTTCGCATCTGGTGGATGAGGTGGACTTCGAAGCCATCTACGAACACGACAACATCTACAGCGAGATACCGCTTGACGCCGTGGAGGGGAAGCTCCGCGCCTTCATCCTCGAACTGGACGACTACGACCTCAGCCAGTTCAACAGCGACGTGATTGGCCGCATCTACGAAGGAGTCATCCCCGCCGACCGCCGCCGTGCGATGGGGGAGTACTACACGCCGCCAGCCATCTGCGACCTCATCACGCGGTTGACGGTCCAGTCCTCAGACGACACGGTGCTTGACCCGGCGTGTGGAAGTGGGGGCTTCCTCGTGAGTGCATACCATCGATTACACGACAAACTTCCTGAACCCGCTGGAGGTCACGAACACATCCTCAGCCACCTCTCCGGCGTGGAGATTAACCGCTTTCCCGCGCACCTGACCGCCATTAATCTCGCCATTCAAGACCTCTCGGCCTACACTGAGTGGGTTGACGTAGAAATTAAGGATTTCTTCGACGTGAAGAAGTACCAGAAGCTCGGCGGGCGAGAGATGGCAGGGGCGGGAGGCACAGAAACTGAAGAGGGACTCGGAGACCAACGCGGCGGCTACGACGCCGTTGTTGGGAACCCGCCGTACATTCGACAGGAGAACATCGACGACAAGGACAAGGTTCGAAACCACCTCTCCAGCGACGAAATCGACGCTGAAGATATGTCCAGCTACTCAGACATCTACGCGTACTTCATCACCCACGGAACCGAGTTCCTTGCGGACGGCGTCGACTTCGGGTTCATAACAAGTGACCGCTGGCTTGACACCCAATATGGCGAGGACGTTCAACAGTTCCTGCTCGATAACTACGAAATACGAGCGATAATCAAGTTCGACCGACAGGTGTTCGATGACGCGTTGGTGGATTCAAGCGTCGTCATCCTTCGTCGGCAGAGCGACAAGAGCGAGCGCGATTCGAACGTCGCCAAATTTCTCCGACTGAAGCAGGAACTCAGCATCGATGACATCGCGGCCATCGTTGAGGAGGAAGCCGAGCCGAACAAGCTCGTCACGAACGATGATTATCGGCTGGTCACGCGCAAACAGGCGGCGCTTCACCACGAGAAGAAGTGGAACGTCTTCTTCTTCGCACCCCCGCTATACTTCGACCTCGACGCCCATCCTGCCGTCGTTGAACTGGGCGACATCGCAGGCGTCAGTCGCGGTATCACGACTGGGGCGAACCCGTTCTTCTTCGGTCACACCGACGAGTTTGACGAACTTGGGTTGGAACCCTACTCGACCCATGCGTTGAAGGCGACTGGGTAG
- a CDS encoding DUF6166 domain-containing protein, whose protein sequence is MEELLDDLRLLQHRQPDLFEDAVLMLDGVEWADSETVYSNDETADSIAPIADGEPLDPRTDIEEHGQSGGCSWSYTGAGSQQLALAILAHATDPGVARRRAQGFAAVYIQSLDDGWKLTAEEVQKWVRIVENEDRDLNLEKLDMSPYERKLNQVHDIFESEIEASDLTEDERERLESAVSEFVESRFPEEPLGSQDTSDSTE, encoded by the coding sequence ATGGAAGAGCTGTTAGATGATCTGAGGTTGCTACAACACCGACAGCCCGATTTGTTTGAAGACGCCGTACTGATGTTAGACGGTGTTGAGTGGGCCGATTCCGAGACAGTCTACAGTAATGACGAGACTGCTGATTCCATCGCCCCGATAGCCGATGGGGAACCACTCGATCCTCGCACCGATATCGAAGAACATGGGCAATCGGGTGGTTGTTCGTGGAGTTATACTGGTGCAGGTTCCCAACAGTTAGCCCTCGCGATCCTTGCACACGCGACTGATCCTGGTGTAGCCCGACGTCGGGCACAGGGATTCGCCGCTGTGTATATACAATCGTTAGACGACGGATGGAAATTGACAGCTGAGGAAGTCCAGAAATGGGTTCGGATTGTGGAAAACGAAGATAGGGATCTCAACCTGGAAAAATTGGATATGTCCCCTTACGAGCGAAAGCTCAATCAGGTACACGACATCTTCGAAAGCGAGATCGAGGCGTCTGATCTCACAGAAGACGAAAGAGAAAGGCTGGAATCGGCAGTTAGTGAGTTTGTTGAGTCACGCTTCCCCGAGGAACCTCTTGGCAGTCAAGACACATCCGATAGCACTGAATAA